GACCGTTTGAAATGTTGCCCTCCGCCGGTTCGTTCTTCATGCTGGCGAGCTTTGCGCACTTCAGTGATGAAAGTGACAGCGACATGGTCAAACGACTGATTATCGACCACGGCGTGGCGACCATTCCGCTCTCGGCGTTTTACACCGACGGCACCGACAATAAACTGATTCGGCTGTCGTTTTCCAAAGATGACGCAACGCTGCTGGCCGGTGCGAAAGCCCTGTGTCAGGCCGCGGAGCGCCGACGCTAACCGGCTGCCGTATGCCGATCAATGCGGTGGCGCTCGATTTGTGTTTGATGGCTGTTTCTGTGTGATGTTGATTGCAGTTTAAAGACTACTCATTGATTTACCGGAGATCGTTCCCGATATGAAAAAATTAAGCATGTTGATGTTGTCGCTGGGTTTACTGTCCTCCTCCGTCGCGCTGGCGCAGACCGAGCTGCGTTTTGGGCTGGAAGCGGAATACCCGCCGTTTGAAAGCAAAAACGCCAAGGGCCAGTTGGAAGGGTTCGATATCGATCTGGGCAATGCCATCTGTAAGGCAGGTAATTTCAAATGCACCTGGACCGAAACCTCGTTTGACGCGCTGATTCCGGCGCTGCAGGCCAAAAAGTTCGACGCCATCAACTCCGCGATGAACATCACCGAAAAACGTAAGGAAGCGATCGACTTTACCACGCCTATCTACCGCATTCCGACCCAACTGGTCGGCAAACCGGACAGCGGTCTGGCGCCGACGCCGGAAGCGCTGAAAGGCAAGAACATCGGCGTATTGCAGGGGTCGATTCAGGAAGTGTACGCCAAAGCGCATTGGGAGCCGAAAGGCGTTACCGTGACCTCTTACAAAGACCAGAACCTGGCGTATGACGACCTGGCGGCAGGCCGTCTGGACGGTACTCTGGTGATGGCGGCGGCCGGTCAGTCCGGCTTCCTCGACAAACCGGAAGGCAAAGGTTTCGCTTTTATCGGCGGGCCGGTGGAAGACACCGCGATTCTGGGCAGCGGCATCGGCTTTGGTCTGCGTAAAAGCGACGCCGCGCTGAAAGCCGAACTGGACAAAGCCATCAAACAGGTGAAAGACGACGGCACCGTCGAGAAACTGGCGAAGCAATACTTCCCCGGCTTCGACGTGCGGGTGCAATAAACCGCCGCTTGCCGCCGTTTCACATCCTGAACGACGGTTATGAAATCATAAGGCCCGCATCAGACGATGTGGGCCTTGTTTTTGGCACATGCGGTTAGCCGGGAAAACGTCTGTTACGGCAACGGTAAATCCTTCAACCGACCGGGGTGTTGTTTGACGATGTCCCAGGGTAT
The DNA window shown above is from Dickeya dadantii NCPPB 898 and carries:
- a CDS encoding transporter substrate-binding domain-containing protein; the protein is MKKLSMLMLSLGLLSSSVALAQTELRFGLEAEYPPFESKNAKGQLEGFDIDLGNAICKAGNFKCTWTETSFDALIPALQAKKFDAINSAMNITEKRKEAIDFTTPIYRIPTQLVGKPDSGLAPTPEALKGKNIGVLQGSIQEVYAKAHWEPKGVTVTSYKDQNLAYDDLAAGRLDGTLVMAAAGQSGFLDKPEGKGFAFIGGPVEDTAILGSGIGFGLRKSDAALKAELDKAIKQVKDDGTVEKLAKQYFPGFDVRVQ